A genomic region of Herbaspirillum sp. DW155 contains the following coding sequences:
- a CDS encoding tyrosine-type recombinase/integrase → MNRSRKTGKGLPRRVYIKHGAYYFVPTEPMLDPKDGKMKRWIPLAKVDEGEAAMLLALGNLLKDDALNVESMRYVCAEFKKHKLKRYTDETKATYGRYLDTIGHAFADFSARQVTTKSWAEFLRFHFSDRPNTAQKYTALARKLFKFVISELGLREDNPIDQIELDDYETERRLILPTHEQVQAIRQAGMMSKVRADTGKALPTASGPMFACLVDAAYLLWARAVDVRMLKESQIDGELGGYIRLQPSKTLKTSGKSVDILITPAIWDVIQRARAIKKEYKVHGKPLITGFLFPTRKGTPYGKNGLFSMWDRARDRLGIGKDSSPEERIQFRDLRALGATDAAKAGKKIDEIQARLTHTSSKTSEIYIKEVIAQVSDMNLPLPWDTK, encoded by the coding sequence ATGAACCGCTCTCGCAAGACCGGCAAGGGGCTACCTCGTCGGGTATACATAAAACACGGTGCCTACTACTTCGTACCGACCGAGCCGATGCTCGACCCGAAAGACGGGAAAATGAAGCGCTGGATTCCGCTTGCGAAGGTCGATGAGGGCGAAGCCGCCATGCTTCTGGCACTGGGCAACCTGCTGAAAGACGACGCACTCAACGTGGAGAGCATGCGGTACGTGTGCGCTGAATTCAAGAAGCACAAGCTAAAGCGCTATACCGATGAGACCAAGGCCACCTATGGGAGATACCTTGACACCATCGGGCATGCCTTTGCCGACTTCTCCGCGCGCCAGGTGACCACCAAGAGCTGGGCTGAATTCTTGCGCTTTCACTTCAGCGACAGGCCCAACACGGCTCAGAAATACACCGCGCTCGCGCGCAAGCTGTTCAAGTTCGTCATTTCGGAGCTGGGCCTACGCGAGGACAACCCTATTGACCAGATCGAGCTTGACGACTACGAGACCGAGCGCCGCCTCATCCTGCCAACCCATGAGCAGGTCCAGGCTATTCGCCAGGCCGGCATGATGAGCAAGGTGCGCGCCGATACGGGGAAGGCTCTTCCCACCGCCAGCGGGCCAATGTTTGCCTGCTTGGTGGATGCAGCGTACTTGCTGTGGGCGCGCGCGGTCGATGTGCGGATGCTGAAGGAATCCCAGATCGATGGCGAGCTGGGCGGATACATCCGGCTTCAGCCGTCGAAGACGCTAAAGACCAGCGGCAAGTCGGTAGACATCCTGATCACGCCAGCGATTTGGGATGTGATTCAACGTGCCCGAGCCATCAAGAAAGAGTACAAGGTGCACGGTAAGCCCCTGATCACAGGCTTTCTGTTTCCAACGCGCAAGGGTACGCCATACGGCAAGAACGGACTATTTTCGATGTGGGACCGTGCGCGCGACCGCCTGGGCATCGGCAAAGACTCGTCCCCAGAAGAACGGATTCAATTCAGGGATCTGCGCGCACTAGGCGCAACGGACGCGGCCAAGGCCGGCAAGAAGATAGACGAGATCCAGGCGCGCTTGACGCACACGTCGTCAAAGACCTCGGAAATCTACATCAAGGAAGTGATTGCCCAGGTGTCGGACATGAATCTTCCATTGCCATGGGACACAAAGTAA
- a CDS encoding DUF4224 domain-containing protein, protein MQAIAEPITLTEQEVVAITGYHRAAFQLRRLQEMGIPAHRRPDNTVMVLRVYATTRPAVAAAPEKPEPKLRLIRK, encoded by the coding sequence ATGCAAGCAATCGCTGAGCCGATCACCTTGACAGAGCAGGAGGTGGTGGCCATCACTGGCTATCACCGCGCCGCATTCCAGCTGCGCCGCCTGCAGGAGATGGGCATTCCGGCCCATCGCCGACCAGACAATACCGTTATGGTCCTGCGCGTCTACGCCACCACCAGGCCGGCTGTCGCTGCAGCGCCCGAAAAACCAGAACCAAAACTTCGCCTGATCCGCAAATGA
- a CDS encoding DNA cytosine methyltransferase: MKRDQLTMPLGFSHELLIDNFAGGGGASTGIEMAFGRPVDVAINHDGEALAMHEANHPTTRHYREDVFTVHPGFVTQQQPIGLAWFSPDCKHHSKAKGGKPREKKIRGLAWVCLKWGTFQMPRAIAIENVEEFQDWGPLDEEGSPIKAEKGRTFRAFIDALTTGLNRNHPDVPEIFEALGSDFPMDRLYAGLGYKVEWRILRACDYGTPTIRKRLFIFARRDGLPIVWPEPTHGDPKSAAVKAGKLLPYRTAAECIDWSIPCPSIFERSKPLKEATLRRIAKGVMKFVVNSSDPFIVKFSENSTGQPLDEPLHTVMAGAPRFGVVVPSVMHMTHQGADRNAAMNEPLATVTGANRGEQAVIAASLAPFITEHANASTQRNMPADEPLRTQCAEVKGGHFAVVSATLVDAAHGEQSPSGVKRWGTGAHDIEKPMGTVTASGGNQALVSATLVQTGYGERPGQAPRAPGLDKPLGTVVAGGGKHALVSAMLAKHYGGVVGTGVDVPFGTVTTSDHHSVVTSHLVKLRNNQFGQAMDEPMPTLTAGGGHVGEVRAFLIKYYGADQDPRLEEPLHTVTTKDRFGLVTVQGEEYQIVDIGMRMLTPRELARAQGFPDDYVLDPMVNGKPLSKTAQVRMIGNSVCPPLARALLKANFSHEQQMAQCA, from the coding sequence ATGAAGCGTGATCAGCTCACCATGCCTCTCGGTTTCTCGCACGAACTCCTGATCGACAACTTCGCAGGCGGCGGTGGCGCCAGCACCGGTATCGAAATGGCCTTTGGCCGACCGGTGGATGTCGCGATCAATCACGATGGCGAAGCCTTGGCTATGCATGAGGCAAATCACCCCACCACGCGCCACTACCGCGAAGACGTCTTTACCGTGCACCCTGGCTTCGTGACCCAGCAGCAGCCTATCGGACTCGCCTGGTTTTCGCCGGACTGCAAGCACCACTCGAAGGCCAAGGGCGGAAAGCCGCGCGAGAAAAAGATCCGGGGCCTGGCCTGGGTGTGCCTGAAGTGGGGAACGTTCCAGATGCCACGAGCCATTGCCATCGAGAACGTGGAGGAATTCCAGGATTGGGGCCCACTGGACGAAGAAGGCAGCCCGATCAAGGCGGAGAAGGGGCGCACTTTCCGCGCCTTCATTGATGCCCTTACCACTGGCTTGAATCGCAATCACCCGGACGTACCGGAAATCTTCGAGGCGCTGGGCTCCGACTTTCCCATGGATCGTCTCTACGCTGGCCTGGGCTACAAGGTGGAATGGCGCATCCTGCGCGCCTGCGACTATGGCACTCCGACCATCCGCAAGCGCCTGTTCATCTTTGCGCGGCGCGATGGCCTGCCCATCGTCTGGCCGGAGCCGACTCACGGTGATCCGAAGTCTGCCGCCGTCAAGGCTGGCAAGCTGCTGCCGTATCGCACGGCTGCTGAGTGCATTGACTGGTCGATTCCCTGCCCGAGCATTTTCGAACGCAGCAAGCCGCTGAAGGAAGCAACGCTGCGGCGCATCGCCAAGGGCGTGATGAAGTTCGTTGTCAACAGCTCGGACCCGTTCATCGTGAAATTCAGCGAGAACAGCACCGGCCAGCCGCTCGACGAGCCCCTGCATACCGTCATGGCCGGCGCGCCGCGCTTCGGCGTTGTAGTTCCATCTGTCATGCACATGACACATCAGGGCGCAGACCGCAACGCTGCCATGAATGAGCCGCTGGCGACCGTGACCGGCGCGAACCGTGGCGAGCAGGCCGTAATCGCTGCCTCCCTGGCGCCGTTCATCACCGAGCACGCGAACGCCAGCACTCAGCGCAACATGCCGGCAGATGAACCGCTGCGCACCCAGTGCGCCGAGGTCAAGGGCGGCCATTTCGCAGTCGTGTCGGCCACTCTGGTGGACGCCGCTCATGGCGAGCAGTCGCCAAGCGGCGTGAAGCGCTGGGGTACAGGTGCGCATGACATTGAGAAGCCCATGGGCACCGTCACCGCCAGCGGTGGAAATCAGGCACTGGTTTCAGCGACCCTGGTGCAGACCGGCTACGGCGAGCGCCCCGGACAAGCACCACGCGCGCCTGGCTTGGACAAGCCGCTGGGAACAGTCGTCGCAGGCGGTGGTAAGCATGCACTCGTCTCGGCCATGCTGGCCAAGCACTATGGAGGCGTGGTCGGCACAGGCGTTGACGTGCCGTTCGGCACCGTGACTACTTCGGACCATCACTCCGTCGTCACCTCTCACTTGGTGAAGCTGCGCAATAACCAATTCGGCCAAGCCATGGATGAGCCCATGCCGACGCTGACAGCGGGCGGCGGCCACGTCGGCGAGGTGCGCGCCTTCCTGATCAAGTATTACGGCGCCGATCAAGATCCCCGACTGGAAGAACCTTTGCACACGGTCACCACGAAAGACCGCTTCGGCCTGGTCACCGTGCAGGGCGAGGAATACCAGATCGTTGACATAGGCATGCGCATGCTGACGCCGCGTGAGCTGGCTCGTGCGCAGGGCTTTCCGGACGACTATGTGCTCGATCCAATGGTCAACGGGAAACCTCTCTCCAAGACCGCCCAGGTGCGCATGATCGGCAACAGCGTCTGCCCTCCGCTCGCGCGGGCGCTGCTGAAAGCTAATTTCTCCCACGAGCAGCAGATGGCGCAGTGCGCCTAA
- a CDS encoding recombination-associated protein RdgC, whose translation MFRNAQIYRLPKAWGISAEQLAQYLAPQTFTPADNMDMQSQGWIPPRESSNGLVHPVNRQFLLRLQTEKKILPSSVINQVTRERATELEEQQGFPPGRKQTKELKEQVTDELLPRAFTRITSMWVWIDPVNGWLVADTSTPARAEEALKLLFKAVPKFPLETLRTVMSPAAAMTDWLASDEAPNGFTVDQDTELRSTAESRATVRYVRHTLEADQLRQHIETGKQCTRLALTWADKISFTLTDALAVKKIALLDVLKEDAGAVGKNDDERFDGNFALFAGEMGHLLAALVGALGGMLNESEAA comes from the coding sequence CAAATCTACCGACTGCCGAAGGCTTGGGGCATCTCTGCCGAACAGCTGGCCCAGTACCTGGCGCCGCAGACCTTCACGCCTGCCGACAACATGGACATGCAGTCGCAAGGCTGGATCCCGCCGCGCGAAAGCTCCAACGGCCTCGTCCACCCGGTCAATCGCCAGTTCTTGCTGCGCCTGCAGACCGAGAAGAAGATCCTGCCGTCATCGGTCATCAATCAAGTGACCCGCGAGCGCGCCACGGAACTGGAAGAGCAGCAAGGCTTCCCGCCAGGCCGCAAGCAGACCAAAGAGCTGAAGGAGCAAGTCACCGACGAGCTGCTGCCGCGTGCCTTCACGCGCATCACCAGCATGTGGGTCTGGATCGATCCCGTGAATGGCTGGCTGGTCGCGGATACCAGCACACCAGCCAGGGCCGAGGAAGCACTCAAGCTGCTGTTCAAGGCCGTGCCGAAGTTCCCGCTGGAGACTTTGCGCACCGTGATGTCGCCGGCCGCCGCCATGACCGACTGGCTGGCCAGCGACGAAGCGCCCAATGGCTTCACCGTCGATCAGGATACAGAGCTTCGCTCCACTGCCGAGAGCCGCGCAACCGTGCGCTACGTTCGCCATACCCTGGAAGCCGACCAGCTTCGACAGCACATCGAGACCGGCAAGCAGTGCACCCGTCTGGCGCTGACCTGGGCCGATAAGATCAGTTTCACGCTGACTGACGCCCTGGCGGTCAAGAAGATCGCCTTGCTGGATGTGCTCAAGGAAGATGCCGGCGCCGTCGGCAAGAACGACGACGAGCGCTTTGATGGCAATTTCGCGCTCTTCGCGGGCGAGATGGGCCACCTGCTGGCAGCGCTGGTTGGTGCACTGGGTGGCATGCTGAATGAATCGGAGGCCGCATGA